A single window of Watersipora subatra chromosome 9, tzWatSuba1.1, whole genome shotgun sequence DNA harbors:
- the LOC137405184 gene encoding uncharacterized protein gives MESVRRQKSKGHVSKHVLSVEACSHDTSKLSSRAPQILTILREIEGQTHSSRSVRNSRKASRFLRSLVLSTSYTFQPIAEIRSRRSLHYEQNRIYSQNLHSVFSVGCFFISQKRNFLSSPFVHNVEEYIYVQAPIGQNCVNCIKNHCCQPSALVLSTVNDLRKLVVIHFSATKGYVKHFILDADRNYKSAKMDWNVAYESFFVSLHQKCQRLFKVFLFSVFPLSYKGCLTINKNLGCRPTDLIKLATLSLDMLVLHTGRDTVSLYNIHGSLSTLSSYIEINSFADLPAPLLVVNKCDGFSMQMGGFPYVLLTGATHGGHNIRTLNGETIGVLKPIDSRSIFFKDITMFSETESGHIIQKGEHSIRIFKTPEESSMCKQLQPAFPAVSFDFSPPVEHRTVSTYGRTLSRINNSDEGYGKLPTILCNLDLEDELDLFYTLTCDYLAEPPQVYVNLLDSATMEVLKTSQLDFTFSQSENSDDEALQNAGVSADRDLLIVHSKFHNKHFLRLYQLSHKSRLAGLSCKVQHYQFT, from the exons ATGGAGTCAGTGCGTCGACAGAAGTCAAAAGGACACGTCAGTAAACATGTGCTCTCAGTTGAAGCTTGTAGTCATGATACGTCCAAGCTGAGCTCGAGGGCTCCTCAGATACTTACTATACTTAGAGAAATAGAGGGCCAGACACATAGCTCTCGGTCTGTACGCAACTCAAG aaaaGCGTCTCGTTTTCTCAGAAGTCTTGTTCTAAGTACCTCCTATACCTTCCAACCAATTGCCGAGATTCGGTCCCGCCGTTCACTTCACTATGAACAGAATAGGATCTACTCTCAGAATTTACATTCAGTTTTTTCTGTCGGTTGTTTTTTTATCTCGCAGAAGAGGAACTTTCTATCCTCTCCCTTTGTTCACAACGTAGAGGAGTACATTTATGTTCAAGCACCTATCGGCCAAAATTGCGTTAACTGCATAAAAAATCACTGCTGCCAGCCAAGCGCTTTAGTGCTCTCTACTGTTAATGATTTGAGGAAACTTGTTG TCATACACTTCAGCGCTACAAAGGGATATGTGAAGCATTTTATTTTGGATGCGGATCGAAATTACAAATCAGCCAAGATGGACTGGAATGTAGCTTACGAATCTTTCTTCGTTTCTCTCCATCAAAAATGTCAGAGGCTCTTCAAAGTATTTCTGTTCTCAGTTTTTCCCTTGAGCTATAAGGGCTGCCTGACAATAAACAAAAATCTG GGTTGTCGGCCTACAGATCTGATAAAGCTAGCAACTCTTTCACTTGATATGTTAGTTCTTCACACAGGGAGGGACACAGTCTCTTTATACAACATTCATGGCTCACTCTCAACTCTCAGTTCTTATATTGAGATCAATA GTTTTGCTGACTTGCCAGCCCCACTCTTGGTTGTAAACAAATGTGATGGATTTTCTATGCAAATGGGAGGCTTTCCATATGTGTTGCTTACTGGAGCAACACATGGAGGGCACAATATTAGGACATTGAATGGTGAAACAATCG GGGTATTAAAGCCTATTGACAGCAGGAGCATCTTCTTCAAAGACATCACAATGTTTAGTGAAACGGAGTCTGggcatattatacaaaaaggGGAGCATTCCATCAG AATTTTTAAAACTCCGGAAGAATCATCAATGTGTAAACAACTCCAGCCAGCCTTTCCTGCTGTCTCCTTTGACTTTTCTCCTCCCGTCGAGCACCGTACAGTATCAACATATGGGCGTACCTTGTCTCGGATTAATAATTCTGATGAAGGTTATGGCAAACTTCCT ACTATTCTTTGCAACCTTGACCTAGAAGATGAATTGGACCTGTTTTACACATTAACTTGCGATTACCTTGCTGAACCCCCTCAGGTGTACGTTAACTTGCTTGATAGCGCGACTATGGAGGTGCTTAAAACATCTCAGCTGGATTTTACTTTTTCACAGTCTGAAAATAGTGATGATGag GCTCTGCAAAATGCTGGAGTCTCAGCTGACCGCGACCTGCTTATCGTTCACTCAAAATTTCACAACAAGCACTTTCTACGACTCTACCAGCTCTCACACAAAAGTCGCTTAGCCGGGCTCTCATGTAAAGTTCAGCATTACCAGTTTACTTGA
- the LOC137404458 gene encoding MAP3K12-binding inhibitory protein 1-like — translation METDLVQIHANKEELMGRINAFCQRKREHINEANVKTFCGLKGPHIENASEYSSCARVDAIHFSIHNKSRFPVSSVINKEGPQLKPRPSQEQPSPKDTDFGPNMKERVENMERHCNLLIDTDLSLVERVKKLEDRILYLEGTSLEYFNHNQQHATDITDLDNVDMTAECIPTPSSGLLSEEPSIAQVDNKIKELKDRLKKKALELG, via the exons ATGGAAACCGATCTTGTTCAAATACATGCCAATAAGGAAGAG TTGATGGGACGGATAAACGCGTTCTGTCAGAGAAAAAGGGAGCATATCAATGAGGCAAATGTTAAAACATTCTGTGGATTAAAAGGGCCACATATTGAGAATGCTTCGGAGTATAGCTCGTGCGCAAGAGTTGATGCAATACATTTCTCCATTCACAACAAAAGTAGATTTCCAG TGAGTTCAGTGATAAACAAAGAAGGTCCACAGCTAAAACCACGTCCATCACAAGAACAACCCTCACCAAAGGACACCGATTTTGGCCCAAACATGAAAGAGAGAGTGGAAAACATGGAGAGACACTGCAACCTACTTA TAGACACTGATTTGTCACTTGTTGAAAGAGTGAAGAAACTTGAAGATAGAATACTTTACCTTGAAGGCACATCATTGGAGTATTTCAATCATAATCAGCAGCATGCAACTGATATAACTGATTTAGACAAT GTTGATATGACAGCAGAGTGTATTCCAACACCTTCAAGTggacttttgtcagag GAACCATCCATAGCTCAAGTTGATAACAAGATCAAGGAATTGAAAGACAGGCTAAAGAAGAAAGCACTAGAGCTTGGATGA